One Capsicum annuum cultivar UCD-10X-F1 chromosome 2, UCD10Xv1.1, whole genome shotgun sequence genomic window carries:
- the LOC107858854 gene encoding F-box protein SKIP14 has protein sequence MALNRGEGCSAGFGFYAWCLGERCLTDRVDGFGDFSGLNWEKEELYDCKGGKFSKGSDEIADLLPPDPFNMESSKEDTGWLEDVGFKADDNEVVKLDSMLNGKMRVHEGARLQLIDGNCGLFGMNFREELDSGHGLIDGKKEIMDFSYEKYWNLGETTDDMDGGNPSDALLLALSYLGLRDLLAVEEVCKSLRDAVIGDPLLWRSIHIDYPFCTKITNDILIKLTNRAQGHLHSLSLIHCSKITDAGLKHVLDRNPSLSKLNVPGCASLTADGMLSNLKVLKMAGKTRLKYLGIYGLFGMTNLHIEEFKFLIGVDSVLPTTRKPRFFGSEHLRFTSDDDRAMDVEVCPICQRLELVYDCPSESCQKKQSASQLCRACTKCIARCIDCGCCLINCDYVELLHFELLCLDCRRKPLGGQKGEQKNPFLCETTVVHKGEGYHFYLFG, from the exons ATGGCCTTGAATCGAGGGGAAGGATGCTCAGCTGGGTTTGGGTTCTATGCTTGGTGTTTAGGGGAGAGATGCTTAACTGATAGGGTGGATGGATTTGGTGATTTTTCGGGTTTGAATTGGGAAAAAGAGGAGCTTTATGATTGTAAAGGTGGAAAATTCAGTAAGGGATCTGATGAAATTGCTGATTTGTTGCCTCCGGATCCATTTAATATGGAAAGTAGTAAAGAGGACACAGGTTGGTTAGAGGATGTTGggtttaaggctgacgataatGAGGTTGTGAAACTTGATTCCATGTTGAATGGCAAAATGAGAGTTCATGAGGGTGCACGTCTCCAGTTGATAGATGGAAATTGTGGGCTGTTTGGGATGAATTTCAGAGAGGAGTTGGACAGTGGCCATGGTCTGATAGATGGTAAGAAGGAGATCATGGATTTTAGTTATGAGAAGTATTGGAATCTTGGTGAAACAACAGATGATATGGATGGAGGTAATCCATCTGATGCGTTGTTGTTGGCCCTCAGTTATTTAGGCTTGAGGGACCTTCTTGCAGTTGAAGAAGTATGCAAGTCCTTACGTGATGCTGTTATAGGAGATCCACTTTTATGGAGAAGTATTCACATAGATTATCCATTTTGTACTAAGATCACAAATGATATTCTTATAAAGTTGACGAATAGGGCTCAAGGCCATCTTCATTCTCTCAGTCTCATTCACTGCTCAAAGATCACCGATGCTGGTTTGAAGCATGTACTTGATAGGAATCCCAGCTTGTCAAAG TTAAATGTCCCAGGATGTGCGAGTCTCACTGCAGATGGTATGCTCTCCAACTTAAAAGTCTTGAAGATGGCTGGAAAAACAAGACTTAAATATTTAGGGATTTATGGATTGTTTGGCATGACAAACCTGCACATCGAAGAGTTCAAGTTCTTAATAGGTGTAGATAGCGTGCTGCCAACTACTCGTAAGCCACGGTTTTTTGGTAGTGAACATTTGCGTTTCACTTCTGATGATGACCGTGCTATGGACGTTGAAGTTTGCCCGATATGCCAGCGACTTGAGCTAGTTTATGATTGCCCTTCAGAGAGTTGCCAAAAGAAGCAATCTGCCTCTCAGTTGTGCAGGGCTTGTACTAAATGCATTGCGCGTTGTATCGATTGTGGATGTTGCTTAATTAATTGTGATTATGTGGAGTTGCTCCATTTCGAGTTACTTTGTTTAGATTGCCGGAGAAAACCCTTGGGTGGGCAAAAGGGGGAGCAGAAAAATCCCTTTTTGTGTGAAACCACTGTTGTTCACAAAGGGGAGGGTTACCATTTCTACCTCTTTGGCTAG
- the LOC107858852 gene encoding TLC domain-containing protein At5g14285, producing the protein MELPILFSSIPNLLSFFIFFFVIYIIAYFLIFPSWKPNLRPEASSCIISFFHGTPAVVFAITSLLSDPHRNFHSPNTHFQNMVLDYSIAYFLMDLAHYLVFYPSDVLFIGHHVATLFVFVTCRYVVYHGAYAILVLLILAEVTSFVQNTWTLANARKGDVEFAAKVYAVLSPPFYGFYSLVRGIAGPYFVYRMLSYYVSGAADSVIPRWVWISWVFVVVTAITVSIMWVSNLWVQLYRDMKRKFDKKVR; encoded by the coding sequence ATGGAACTTCCAATTCTCTTTTCCTCAATTCCTAATCTCCTttccttcttcatctttttcttcgtCATTTACATAATTGCCTACTTCCTAATTTTCCCTTCATGGAAACCAAACCTTCGCCCCGAAGCTTCTAGTTGTATAATCTCCTTTTTCCATGGCACTCCCGCTGTAGTTTTCGCCATTACTTCTTTACTCTCCGACCCACATCGTAATTTTCACTCTCCCAATACCCATTTTCAGAACATGGTTCTTGATTACAGTATTGCGTATTTCTTGATGGATTTAGCACATTACCTGGTTTTTTACCCAAGTGATGTTCTCTTTATCGGACACCATGTTGCGACGCTTTTTGTATTCGTTACGTGTAGGTATGTGGTGTATCATGGGGCGTATGCCATTCTTGTGCTGTTGATACTTGCGGAGGTTACTAGCTTCGTGCAGAATACGTGGACACTTGCAAATGCGAGGAAAGGGGATGTGGAGTTTGCTGCAAAGGTGTATGCTGTGCTTTCGCCTCCGTTTTATGGGTTTTATTCATTGGTGAGAGGTATTGCTGGGCCGTATTTTGTATACAGGATGCTTTCGTATTATGTTAGTGGTGCTGCTGATAGTGTTATTCCTAGATGGGTTTGGATTTCTTGGgtgtttgttgttgttactgctatTACTGTTAGTATTATGTGGGTTTCCAATCTTTGGGTTCAACTGTATAGAGATATGAAAAGGAAATTTGACAAGAAAGTTAGGTGA